The Homalodisca vitripennis isolate AUS2020 unplaced genomic scaffold, UT_GWSS_2.1 ScUCBcl_1057;HRSCAF=4192, whole genome shotgun sequence genome includes a region encoding these proteins:
- the LOC124371188 gene encoding pre-mRNA-splicing factor CWC22-like isoform X3, whose product MMSSVMLFVSLCMVLMEVIPSSQLKTEDNELFAFLDGKSGDGPPGKRDVSFDRQSGDGPPGKRDVSFDRQSGDGPPGKRDVSFDRQSGDGPPGKRDVSFDRQSGDGPPGKRDVSFDRQSGDGPPGKRDVSFDGQSGDGPPGKRDVSFDGQSGDGPPGKRDVSFEIVNDKGRLVH is encoded by the exons ATGATGTCGTCTGTAATGCTATTCGTGAGTCTCTGCATGGTCCTGATGGAGGTTATCCCATCATCACAACTAAAAACTGAGGATAATGAATTGTTCGCCTTCCTAGATGGGAAATCAGGAGACGGGCCGCCTGGTAAACGAGATGTGAGTTTTG ATAGGCAATCAGGAGACGGGCCGCCTGGTAAAAGAGATGTGAGTTTTGATAG GCAATCAGGAGACGGGCCGCCTGGTAAAAGAGATGTGAGTTTTG ATAGGCAATCAGGAGACGGGCCGCCTGGTAAACGAGATGTGAGTTTTG ATAGGCAATCAGGAGACGGGCCGCCTGGTAAACGAGATGTGAGTTTTG ATAGGCAATCAGGAGACGGGCCGCCTGGTAAACGAGATGTGAGTTTTG ATGGGCAATCAGGAGACGGGCCGCCTGGTAAAAGAGATGTGAGTTTTG ATGGACAATCAGGAGACGGGCCGCCGGGTAAACGAGATGTGAGTTTTG aaatagttaacGACAAGGGCAGACTGGTGCACTGA
- the LOC124371188 gene encoding pre-mRNA-splicing factor CWC22-like isoform X10, producing MMSSVMLFVSLCMVLMEVIPSSQLKTEDNELFAFLDGKSGDGPPGKRDVSFDRQSGDGPPGKRDVSFDRQSGDGPPGKRDVSFDRQSGDGPPGKRDVSFDRQSGDGPPGKRDVSFDGQSGDGPPGKRDVSFDGQSGDGPPGKRDVSFEIVNDKGRLVH from the exons ATGATGTCGTCTGTAATGCTATTCGTGAGTCTCTGCATGGTCCTGATGGAGGTTATCCCATCATCACAACTAAAAACTGAGGATAATGAATTGTTCGCCTTCCTAGATGGGAAATCAGGAGACGGGCCGCCTGGTAAACGAGATGTGAGTTTTG ATAGGCAATCAGGAGACGGGCCGCCTGGTAAACGAGATGTGAGTTTTG ATAGGCAATCAGGAGACGGGCCGCCTGGTAAACGAGATGTGAGTTTTG ATAGGCAATCAGGAGACGGGCCGCCTGGTAAACGAGATGTGAGTTTTG ATAGGCAATCAGGAGACGGGCCGCCTGGTAAACGAGATGTGAGTTTTG ATGGGCAATCAGGAGACGGGCCGCCTGGTAAAAGAGATGTGAGTTTTG ATGGACAATCAGGAGACGGGCCGCCGGGTAAACGAGATGTGAGTTTTG aaatagttaacGACAAGGGCAGACTGGTGCACTGA
- the LOC124371188 gene encoding pre-mRNA-splicing factor CWC22-like isoform X2, whose amino-acid sequence MMSSVMLFVSLCMVLMEVIPSSQLKTEDNELFAFLDGKSGDGPPGKRDVSFDRQSGDGPPGKRDVSFDRQSGDGPPGKRDVSFDRQSGDGPPGKRDVSFDRQSGDGPPGKRDVSFDRQSGDGPPGKRDVSFDRQSGDGPPGKRDVSFDGQSGDGPPGKRDVSFEIVNDKGRLVH is encoded by the exons ATGATGTCGTCTGTAATGCTATTCGTGAGTCTCTGCATGGTCCTGATGGAGGTTATCCCATCATCACAACTAAAAACTGAGGATAATGAATTGTTCGCCTTCCTAGATGGGAAATCAGGAGACGGGCCGCCTGGTAAACGAGATGTGAGTTTTG ATAGGCAATCAGGAGACGGGCCGCCTGGTAAACGAGATGTGAGTTTTG ATAGGCAATCAGGAGACGGGCCGCCTGGTAAAAGAGATGTGAGTTTTGATAG GCAATCAGGAGACGGGCCGCCTGGTAAAAGAGATGTGAGTTTTG ATAGGCAATCAGGAGACGGGCCGCCTGGTAAACGAGATGTGAGTTTTG ATAGGCAATCAGGAGACGGGCCGCCTGGTAAACGAGATGTGAGTTTTG ATAGGCAATCAGGAGACGGGCCGCCTGGTAAACGAGATGTGAGTTTTG ATGGGCAATCAGGAGACGGGCCGCCTGGTAAAAGAGATGTGAGTTTTG aaatagttaacGACAAGGGCAGACTGGTGCACTGA
- the LOC124371188 gene encoding pre-mRNA-splicing factor CWC22-like isoform X9, giving the protein MMSSVMLFVSLCMVLMEVIPSSQLKTEDNELFAFLDGKSGDGPPGKRDVSFDRQSGDGPPGKRDVSFDRQSGDGPPGKRDVSFDRQSGDGPPGKRDVSFDRQSGDGPPGKRDVSFDGQSGDGPPGKRDVSFDGQSGDGPPGKRDVSFEIVNDKGRLVH; this is encoded by the exons ATGATGTCGTCTGTAATGCTATTCGTGAGTCTCTGCATGGTCCTGATGGAGGTTATCCCATCATCACAACTAAAAACTGAGGATAATGAATTGTTCGCCTTCCTAGATGGGAAATCAGGAGACGGGCCGCCTGGTAAACGAGATGTGAGTTTTG ATAGGCAATCAGGAGACGGGCCGCCTGGTAAAAGAGATGTGAGTTTTG ATAGGCAATCAGGAGACGGGCCGCCTGGTAAACGAGATGTGAGTTTTG ATAGGCAATCAGGAGACGGGCCGCCTGGTAAACGAGATGTGAGTTTTG ATAGGCAATCAGGAGACGGGCCGCCTGGTAAACGAGATGTGAGTTTTG ATGGGCAATCAGGAGACGGGCCGCCTGGTAAAAGAGATGTGAGTTTTG ATGGACAATCAGGAGACGGGCCGCCGGGTAAACGAGATGTGAGTTTTG aaatagttaacGACAAGGGCAGACTGGTGCACTGA
- the LOC124371188 gene encoding pre-mRNA-splicing factor CWC22-like isoform X1 yields the protein MMSSVMLFVSLCMVLMEVIPSSQLKTEDNELFAFLDGKSGDGPPGKRDVSFDRQSGDGPPGKRDVSFDRQSGDGPPGKRDVSFDRQSGDGPPGKRDVSFDRQSGDGPPGKRDVSFDRQSGDGPPGKRDVSFDRQSGDGPPGKRDVSFDGQSGDGPPGKRDVSFDGQSGDGPPGKRDVSFEIVNDKGRLVH from the exons ATGATGTCGTCTGTAATGCTATTCGTGAGTCTCTGCATGGTCCTGATGGAGGTTATCCCATCATCACAACTAAAAACTGAGGATAATGAATTGTTCGCCTTCCTAGATGGGAAATCAGGAGACGGGCCGCCTGGTAAACGAGATGTGAGTTTTG ATAGGCAATCAGGAGACGGGCCGCCTGGTAAACGAGATGTGAGTTTTG ATAGGCAATCAGGAGACGGGCCGCCTGGTAAAAGAGATGTGAGTTTTGATAG GCAATCAGGAGACGGGCCGCCTGGTAAAAGAGATGTGAGTTTTG ATAGGCAATCAGGAGACGGGCCGCCTGGTAAACGAGATGTGAGTTTTG ATAGGCAATCAGGAGACGGGCCGCCTGGTAAACGAGATGTGAGTTTTG ATAGGCAATCAGGAGACGGGCCGCCTGGTAAACGAGATGTGAGTTTTG ATGGGCAATCAGGAGACGGGCCGCCTGGTAAAAGAGATGTGAGTTTTG ATGGACAATCAGGAGACGGGCCGCCGGGTAAACGAGATGTGAGTTTTG aaatagttaacGACAAGGGCAGACTGGTGCACTGA
- the LOC124371188 gene encoding pre-mRNA-splicing factor CWC22-like isoform X14, whose product MMSSVMLFVSLCMVLMEVIPSSQLKTEDNELFAFLDGKSGDGPPGKRDVSFDRQSGDGPPGKRDVSFDRQSGDGPPGKRDVSFDRQSGDGPPGKRDVSFDRQSGDGPPGKRDVSFDGQSGDGPPGKRDVSFDGQSGDGPPGKRDVSFEIVNDKGRLVH is encoded by the exons ATGATGTCGTCTGTAATGCTATTCGTGAGTCTCTGCATGGTCCTGATGGAGGTTATCCCATCATCACAACTAAAAACTGAGGATAATGAATTGTTCGCCTTCCTAGATGGGAAATCAGGAGACGGGCCGCCTGGTAAACGAGATGTGAGTTTTG ATAGGCAATCAGGAGACGGGCCGCCTGGTAAACGAGATGTGAGTTTTG ATAGGCAATCAGGAGACGGGCCGCCTGGTAAAAGAGATGTGAGTTTTG ATAGGCAATCAGGAGACGGGCCGCCTGGTAAACGAGATGTGAGTTTTG ATAGGCAATCAGGAGACGGGCCGCCTGGTAAACGAGATGTGAGTTTTG ATGGGCAATCAGGAGACGGGCCGCCTGGTAAAAGAGATGTGAGTTTTG ATGGACAATCAGGAGACGGGCCGCCGGGTAAACGAGATGTGAGTTTTG aaatagttaacGACAAGGGCAGACTGGTGCACTGA
- the LOC124371188 gene encoding pre-mRNA-splicing factor CWC22-like isoform X4, giving the protein MMSSVMLFVSLCMVLMEVIPSSQLKTEDNELFAFLDGKSGDGPPGKRDVSFDRQSGDGPPGKRDVSFDRQSGDGPPGKRDVSFDRQSGDGPPGKRDVSFDRQSGDGPPGKRDVSFDRQSGDGPPGKRDVSFDGQSGDGPPGKRDVSFDGQSGDGPPGKRDVSFEIVNDKGRLVH; this is encoded by the exons ATGATGTCGTCTGTAATGCTATTCGTGAGTCTCTGCATGGTCCTGATGGAGGTTATCCCATCATCACAACTAAAAACTGAGGATAATGAATTGTTCGCCTTCCTAGATGGGAAATCAGGAGACGGGCCGCCTGGTAAACGAGATGTGAGTTTTG ATAGGCAATCAGGAGACGGGCCGCCTGGTAAACGAGATGTGAGTTTTG ATAGGCAATCAGGAGACGGGCCGCCTGGTAAAAGAGATGTGAGTTTTGATAG GCAATCAGGAGACGGGCCGCCTGGTAAACGAGATGTGAGTTTTG ATAGGCAATCAGGAGACGGGCCGCCTGGTAAACGAGATGTGAGTTTTG ATAGGCAATCAGGAGACGGGCCGCCTGGTAAACGAGATGTGAGTTTTG ATGGGCAATCAGGAGACGGGCCGCCTGGTAAAAGAGATGTGAGTTTTG ATGGACAATCAGGAGACGGGCCGCCGGGTAAACGAGATGTGAGTTTTG aaatagttaacGACAAGGGCAGACTGGTGCACTGA
- the LOC124371188 gene encoding pre-mRNA-splicing factor CWC22-like isoform X5: MMSSVMLFVSLCMVLMEVIPSSQLKTEDNELFAFLDGKSGDGPPGKRDVSFDRQSGDGPPGKRDVSFDRQSGDGPPGKRDVSFDRQSGDGPPGKRDVSFDRQSGDGPPGKRDVSFDRQSGDGPPGKRDVSFDGQSGDGPPGKRDVSFDGQSGDGPPGKRDVSFEIVNDKGRLVH; encoded by the exons ATGATGTCGTCTGTAATGCTATTCGTGAGTCTCTGCATGGTCCTGATGGAGGTTATCCCATCATCACAACTAAAAACTGAGGATAATGAATTGTTCGCCTTCCTAGATGGGAAATCAGGAGACGGGCCGCCTGGTAAACGAGATGTGAGTTTTG ATAGGCAATCAGGAGACGGGCCGCCTGGTAAACGAGATGTGAGTTTTG ATAGGCAATCAGGAGACGGGCCGCCTGGTAAAAGAGATGTGAGTTTTGATAG GCAATCAGGAGACGGGCCGCCTGGTAAAAGAGATGTGAGTTTTG ATAGGCAATCAGGAGACGGGCCGCCTGGTAAACGAGATGTGAGTTTTG ATAGGCAATCAGGAGACGGGCCGCCTGGTAAACGAGATGTGAGTTTTG ATGGGCAATCAGGAGACGGGCCGCCTGGTAAAAGAGATGTGAGTTTTG ATGGACAATCAGGAGACGGGCCGCCGGGTAAACGAGATGTGAGTTTTG aaatagttaacGACAAGGGCAGACTGGTGCACTGA
- the LOC124371188 gene encoding pre-mRNA-splicing factor CWC22-like isoform X11, whose product MMSSVMLFVSLCMVLMEVIPSSQLKTEDNELFAFLDGKSGDGPPGKRDVSFDRQSGDGPPGKRDVSFDRQSGDGPPGKRDVSFDRQSGDGPPGKRDVSFDRQSGDGPPGKRDVSFDGQSGDGPPGKRDVSFDGQSGDGPPGKRDVSFEIVNDKGRLVH is encoded by the exons ATGATGTCGTCTGTAATGCTATTCGTGAGTCTCTGCATGGTCCTGATGGAGGTTATCCCATCATCACAACTAAAAACTGAGGATAATGAATTGTTCGCCTTCCTAGATGGGAAATCAGGAGACGGGCCGCCTGGTAAACGAGATGTGAGTTTTG ATAGGCAATCAGGAGACGGGCCGCCTGGTAAAAGAGATGTGAGTTTTGATAG GCAATCAGGAGACGGGCCGCCTGGTAAACGAGATGTGAGTTTTG ATAGGCAATCAGGAGACGGGCCGCCTGGTAAACGAGATGTGAGTTTTG ATAGGCAATCAGGAGACGGGCCGCCTGGTAAACGAGATGTGAGTTTTG ATGGGCAATCAGGAGACGGGCCGCCTGGTAAAAGAGATGTGAGTTTTG ATGGACAATCAGGAGACGGGCCGCCGGGTAAACGAGATGTGAGTTTTG aaatagttaacGACAAGGGCAGACTGGTGCACTGA
- the LOC124371188 gene encoding pre-mRNA-splicing factor CWC22-like isoform X12, translating to MMSSVMLFVSLCMVLMEVIPSSQLKTEDNELFAFLDGKSGDGPPGKRDVSFDRQSGDGPPGKRDVSFDRQSGDGPPGKRDVSFDRQSGDGPPGKRDVSFDRQSGDGPPGKRDVSFDGQSGDGPPGKRDVSFDGQSGDGPPGKRDVSFEIVNDKGRLVH from the exons ATGATGTCGTCTGTAATGCTATTCGTGAGTCTCTGCATGGTCCTGATGGAGGTTATCCCATCATCACAACTAAAAACTGAGGATAATGAATTGTTCGCCTTCCTAGATGGGAAATCAGGAGACGGGCCGCCTGGTAAACGAGATGTGAGTTTTG ATAGGCAATCAGGAGACGGGCCGCCTGGTAAACGAGATGTGAGTTTTG ATAGGCAATCAGGAGACGGGCCGCCTGGTAAAAGAGATGTGAGTTTTGATAG GCAATCAGGAGACGGGCCGCCTGGTAAAAGAGATGTGAGTTTTG ATAGGCAATCAGGAGACGGGCCGCCTGGTAAACGAGATGTGAGTTTTG ATGGGCAATCAGGAGACGGGCCGCCTGGTAAAAGAGATGTGAGTTTTG ATGGACAATCAGGAGACGGGCCGCCGGGTAAACGAGATGTGAGTTTTG aaatagttaacGACAAGGGCAGACTGGTGCACTGA
- the LOC124371188 gene encoding pre-mRNA-splicing factor CWC22-like isoform X7, translating into MMSSVMLFVSLCMVLMEVIPSSQLKTEDNELFAFLDGKSGDGPPGKRDVSFDRQSGDGPPGKRDVSFDRQSGDGPPGKRDVSFDRQSGDGPPGKRDVSFDRQSGDGPPGKRDVSFDRQSGDGPPGKRDVSFDRQSGDGPPGKRDVSFDGQSGDGPPGKRDVSFEIVNDKGRLVH; encoded by the exons ATGATGTCGTCTGTAATGCTATTCGTGAGTCTCTGCATGGTCCTGATGGAGGTTATCCCATCATCACAACTAAAAACTGAGGATAATGAATTGTTCGCCTTCCTAGATGGGAAATCAGGAGACGGGCCGCCTGGTAAACGAGATGTGAGTTTTG ATAGGCAATCAGGAGACGGGCCGCCTGGTAAACGAGATGTGAGTTTTG ATAGGCAATCAGGAGACGGGCCGCCTGGTAAAAGAGATGTGAGTTTTGATAG GCAATCAGGAGACGGGCCGCCTGGTAAAAGAGATGTGAGTTTTG ATAGGCAATCAGGAGACGGGCCGCCTGGTAAACGAGATGTGAGTTTTG ATAGGCAATCAGGAGACGGGCCGCCTGGTAAACGAGATGTGAGTTTTG ATAGGCAATCAGGAGACGGGCCGCCTGGTAAACGAGATGTGAGTTTTG ATGGACAATCAGGAGACGGGCCGCCGGGTAAACGAGATGTGAGTTTTG aaatagttaacGACAAGGGCAGACTGGTGCACTGA
- the LOC124371188 gene encoding pre-mRNA-splicing factor CWC22-like isoform X6 → MMSSVMLFVSLCMVLMEVIPSSQLKTEDNELFAFLDGKSGDGPPGKRDVSFDRQSGDGPPGKRDVSFDRQSGDGPPGKRDVSFDRQSGDGPPGKRDVSFDRQSGDGPPGKRDVSFDRQSGDGPPGKRDVSFDGQSGDGPPGKRDVSFDGQSGDGPPGKRDVSFEIVNDKGRLVH, encoded by the exons ATGATGTCGTCTGTAATGCTATTCGTGAGTCTCTGCATGGTCCTGATGGAGGTTATCCCATCATCACAACTAAAAACTGAGGATAATGAATTGTTCGCCTTCCTAGATGGGAAATCAGGAGACGGGCCGCCTGGTAAACGAGATGTGAGTTTTG ATAGGCAATCAGGAGACGGGCCGCCTGGTAAACGAGATGTGAGTTTTG ATAGGCAATCAGGAGACGGGCCGCCTGGTAAAAGAGATGTGAGTTTTG ATAGGCAATCAGGAGACGGGCCGCCTGGTAAACGAGATGTGAGTTTTG ATAGGCAATCAGGAGACGGGCCGCCTGGTAAACGAGATGTGAGTTTTG ATAGGCAATCAGGAGACGGGCCGCCTGGTAAACGAGATGTGAGTTTTG ATGGGCAATCAGGAGACGGGCCGCCTGGTAAAAGAGATGTGAGTTTTG ATGGACAATCAGGAGACGGGCCGCCGGGTAAACGAGATGTGAGTTTTG aaatagttaacGACAAGGGCAGACTGGTGCACTGA
- the LOC124371188 gene encoding pre-mRNA-splicing factor CWC22-like isoform X13, with the protein MMSSVMLFVSLCMVLMEVIPSSQLKTEDNELFAFLDGKSGDGPPGKRDVSFDRQSGDGPPGKRDVSFDRQSGDGPPGKRDVSFDRQSGDGPPGKRDVSFDRQSGDGPPGKRDVSFDGQSGDGPPGKRDVSFDGQSGDGPPGKRDVSFEIVNDKGRLVH; encoded by the exons ATGATGTCGTCTGTAATGCTATTCGTGAGTCTCTGCATGGTCCTGATGGAGGTTATCCCATCATCACAACTAAAAACTGAGGATAATGAATTGTTCGCCTTCCTAGATGGGAAATCAGGAGACGGGCCGCCTGGTAAACGAGATGTGAGTTTTG ATAGGCAATCAGGAGACGGGCCGCCTGGTAAACGAGATGTGAGTTTTG ATAGGCAATCAGGAGACGGGCCGCCTGGTAAAAGAGATGTGAGTTTTGATAG GCAATCAGGAGACGGGCCGCCTGGTAAACGAGATGTGAGTTTTG ATAGGCAATCAGGAGACGGGCCGCCTGGTAAACGAGATGTGAGTTTTG ATGGGCAATCAGGAGACGGGCCGCCTGGTAAAAGAGATGTGAGTTTTG ATGGACAATCAGGAGACGGGCCGCCGGGTAAACGAGATGTGAGTTTTG aaatagttaacGACAAGGGCAGACTGGTGCACTGA